In Nicotiana tabacum cultivar K326 chromosome 19, ASM71507v2, whole genome shotgun sequence, one DNA window encodes the following:
- the LOC107766698 gene encoding uncharacterized protein LOC107766698 isoform X3, whose protein sequence is MVEAEAKDSEDEQDGIAANTGGERVSFTSPQHSKSPSQFCLKQEICRNISEIHTPTGLADLGNHDQLVLCASKESKVDLVTAFEESHKSHLETLGTTLSRNKEVPHSTPLNGNSPASVSTSAKKSPNSCLSNSCIKSYSRKKPRKIGLASEQIESAGCPPINEVSKHCDVNISSEKEQDGTELFSAEKDQSGLLPGKRRVDMLYSSSNSSRTSHNPVSMLDRGLVEDRGIGLGRHLLLGKNVHSENGARLDPSQNCDSSISNPIKLGNQQECDEDALQAGTCAVRGLKEITLSSNVDPVNFQLCETKDSTVELNGLRNELQAAKNPSPGNESEDIEKSSRLAELENAVGDSTSGSKPLKRKSLSKKTLGSRQSLCKGDSRNQKGTISLNKIVPANESAPSVSGGIKNTEHQEVLSCEKVEVPPADTAESNKETEKRKYFDSGNEDIKTAESINRDAETPENKEYDELNVARAELGGAPHSGVNSTEKNPAVNQLVNRTDVEDCAVRHDSDNKSSKAQKTISRKKTRSNKSTSVENDVDVKETKGPKYLMKRSRTTNLAAKRAVVSTEVAKRKKSKSETKKNAELGKGKGLPVTGKATLAPDHELNSMDAEKENEPAIGGQHTTYIEQGAGETSPKCKIKPLKADVANPDALQVTKLGTERRWFILSGHRLQRKEFEKVIKRLKGNVCRDSHQWSYQATHFIVPDPVRRTEKFLAAAASGRWILKTDYLTASNEAGRLLDEEQYEWHKKGLTEDLAIDLEAPRKWRLLSERTGHGAFYGMKIIIYGDCIVPPLDTLKRAVKAGDGTILATSPPYTRFLKSGVDFAIVDETMPHYDKWIQEFLRHEIPCVLPDYLVAYVCKPGYPRDSYVKYNTHTWVERSLKNLADRLEEVVEGIVLSDDNSNM, encoded by the exons ATGGTGGAAGCCGAAGCCAAGGATTCTGAAGATGAACAAGACGGCATTGCTGCAAACACGGGCGGAGAGAGAGTTTCTTTCACTAGTCCTCAACATTCAAAGAGTCCCAGTCAATTCTGTTTGAAGCAGGAGATCTGTAGAAACATCTCAGAGATACACACACCTACAGGTTTGGCAGATCTTGGAAACCATGATCAGCTGGTGTTATGTGCTTCCAAGGAATCGAAAGTGGACCTGGTTACAGCCTTTGAAGAATCTCACAAGAGCCATCTTGAGACCCTTGGCACCACTCTGAGTAGAAATAAAGAGGTGCCGCATAGCACGCCACTTAATGGAAATAGTCCGGCTTCAGTTTCTACTAGTGCTAAAAAGTCTCCTAACTCATGTTTGTCAAACAGTTGTATTAAAAGTTATTCCCGAAAAAAACCTAGAAAAATTGGTCTGGCCTCGGAACAAATTGAGAGTGCAGGATGTCCTCCCATTAATGAGGTGAGTAAACATTGTGATGTGAACATCTCCTCAGAGAAAGAACAGGATGGAACTGAATTGTTTTCTGCAGAAAAGGACCAAAGTGGTCTACTCCCTGGGAAAAGGAGGGTGGACATGTTATATAGTAGCTCCAATTCTTCAAGAACTAGTCATAATCCAGTCAGCATGTTAGATCGTGGCCTGGTAGAAGATCGTGGCATAGGGTTAGGCAGACATTTGTTATTAGGGAAGAATGTCCATTCTGAAAATGGTGCAAGACTTGATCCCTCGCAAAACTGTGATTCTTCCATTTCCAATCCCATAAAACTGGGCAATCAGCAAGAGTGTGATGAGGATGCATTGCAAGCTGGCACTTGTGCAGTCAGGGGGTTAAAAGAGATTACTTTGAGCAGCAATGTGGACCCTGTGAATTTTCAGTTATGTGAGACTAAGGATTCTACTGTTGAACTTAACGGCTTAAGGAATGAACTGCAAGCTGCCAAAAATCCATCTCCAGGCAATGAAAGTGAAGATATTGAGAAGTCCAGTCGGTTGGCTGAATTGGAAAATGCTGTAGGAGATTCTACGTCAGGGTCTAAGCCATTAAAGAGAAAATCCCTTTCCAAGAAGACTCTGGGATCTAGACAAAGTCTCTGTAAAGGGGACTCGAGAAATCAGAAAGGTACTATATCTCTTAACAAGATTGTTCCCGCGAATGAGTCTGCACCCTCTGTGAGTGGGGGCATAAAGAACACAGAGCACCAAGAGGTTCTCAGCTGTGAAAAGGTTGAGGTTCCACCAGCAGATACTGCAGAATCAAACAAAGAGACtgagaaaagaaaatactttgaTTCTGGAAATGAAGATATTAAAACAGCTGAATCCATAAATAGAGATGCTGAGACTCCAGAAAACAAAGAGTATGATGAGTTGAATGTCGCAAGAGCAGAGTTAGGTGGAGCACCACACTCAGGGGTTAATTCTACGGAGAAGAATCCAGCTGTGAACCAGTTGGTAAATCGGACTGATGTGGAAGATTGTGCTGTGAGGCATGATTCTGACAACAAAAGTTCTAAAGCTCAAAAGACTATTTCCAGGAAGAAGACTAGGTCAAATAAATCAACTTCTGTGGAGAATGATGTAGATGTGAAAGAAACCAAAGGTCCAAAGTATTTGATGAAGAGGAGCAGGACAACTAATTTAGCTGCCAAAAGAGCTGTAGTTTCGACAGAAGTTGCCAAAAGGAAGAAGTCCAAAAGTGAGACAAAGAAGAATGCAGAATTAGGGAAGGGAAAAGGTTTACCTGTAACAGGCAAAGCCACACTGGCACCTGATCATGAATTGAACTCCATGGATGCGGAGAAGGAGAATGAACCTGCTATTGGAGGCCAACACACAACATATATTGAACAAGGGGCTGGCGAAACGTCTCCAAAATGTAAAATAAAGCCTCTAAAGGCTGATGTTGCAAATCCTGATGCTTTGCAGGTTACAAAACTAGGGACTGAGCGGAGGTGGTTTATCCTTAGCGGGCATAGGCTACAAAGAAAGGAGTTTGAGAAGGTCATCAAACGTTTGAAAGGAAATGTGTGCAGAGATTCTCATCAATGGTCATATCAGGCAACACATTTCATTGTCCCGGATCCAGTTCGCAGAACTGAAAAGTTTTTAGCTGCTGCAGCCTCCGGAAG GTGGATCCTGAAGACCGATTATTTAACTGCTAGCAATGAAGCTGGAAGACTCTTGGATGAAGAACAATATGAATGGCACAAAAAGGGCTTGACGGAAGATTTAGCCATCGACTTGGAGGCCCCAAGAAAGTGGCGGCTTCTGAGTGAGAGAACTGGTCATGGTGCATTTTATGGAATGAAGATAATCATATATGGAGACTGCATTGTACCACCACTG GATACACTAAAACGTGCTGTCAAGGCCGGAGATGGTACTATATTAGCAACTTCACCTCCTTACACTCGGTTCCTTAAGTCAGGTGTTGATTTTGCTATTGTCGATGAGACCATGCCCCATTATGATAAGTGGATTCAAGAATTCCTAAGGCACGAGATACCTTGCGTTTTGCCTGATTACTTGGTGGCTTATGTGTGCAAGCCTGGTTATCCCCGTGACAGTTATGTAAAATACAATACTCATACTTGGGTAGAAAGGTCATTGAAGAACCTGGCGGATCGCTTGGAAGAGGTTGTTGAGGGCATAGTGCTATCAGATGACAATAGTAACATGTAA